A window from Cryptomeria japonica chromosome 1, Sugi_1.0, whole genome shotgun sequence encodes these proteins:
- the LOC131042444 gene encoding geranylgeranyl pyrophosphate synthase, chloroplastic has translation MAYMTMTASSQSLHFFNFASSQECITVRSCFKLTPFKNCHGANLNLPSLGEVNCHLKLGSLPYKKNSVSPRSTRTVAQIVTERENGRAVGFDFNDYMRSKAEAVDKALDKAIPLEYPEKLHESMRYSLLAGGKRVRPALCIAACELVGGTQDVAMPTACAMEMIHTMSLIHDDLPCMDNDDFRRGKPTNHKVFGENTAVLAGDALLSFAFEHIAVATSKAVSSDRILRVISELGKTIGSQGLVGGQVADISCEGDSSVDLKTLEWIHIHKTSVLLECSVVSGGILGGATEEEIERIKRYARCVGLLFQVVDDILDVTKSSEELGKTAGKDLLTDKATYPKLMGLEKAKEFAAELASRAKKELSCFDPVKAAPLLGLADYIAFRQN, from the coding sequence ATGGCTTACATGACAATGACAGCAAGTAGCCAGAGCCTGCATTTCTTTAACTTCGCTTCTTCTCAAGAATGCATAACTGTGAGGAGCTGTTTCAAATTGACGCCATTTAAAAATTGTCATGGAGCCAATTTGAATTTGCCCTCACTTGGTGAGGTTAATTGCCATCTGAAACTTGGGTCATTGCCATACAAAAAGAATTCAGTGTCACCTAGATCCACAAGGACGGTGGCCCAGATAGTTACAGAGAGGGAGAACGGTCGGGCTGTTGGGTTTGATTTCAACGATTACATGCGGTCCAAGGCTGAGGCAGTGGACAAGGCACTGGATAAGGCAATACCACTTGAATATCCTGAAAAATTACACGAATCAATGAGGTATTCTCTTCTAGCAGGAGGTAAGCGAGTCAGGCCTGCTCTTTGCATTGCAGCATGTGAACTTGTGGGAGGGACTCAGGATGTGGCCATGCCAACTGCCTGTGCAATGGAGATGATTCATACCATGTCTCTGATTCATGATGACTTGCCTTGCATGGACAATGATGATTTCAGAAGAGGGAAGCCCACAAATCATAAGGTCTTTGGTGAGAATACTGCTGTTCTTGCAGGGGATGCTCTGCTTTCTTTTGCATTTGAGCATATTGCAGTGGCTACAAGCAAGGCTGTGTCTAGTGATAGGATTTTGAGGGTGATATCAGAGTTGGGTAAGACAATAGGCTCTCAAGGGCTTGTAGGAGGGCAGGTAGCTGATATTTCATGTGAGGGAGACTCTTCTGTTGACCTAAAGACTCTGGAATGGATTCATATACACAAGACCTCTGTGCTCTTGGAATGTTCAGTTGTGAGTGGAGGGATTCTTGGTGGTGCTACAGAGGAGGAGATCGAGAGGATTAAGAGGTATGCTCGCTGTGTGGGACTTCTGTTTCAGGTTGTGGATGACATACTTGATGTCACTAAATCTTCAGAAGAATTGGGTAAGACGGCAGGGAAGGATTTGCTTACCGATAAGGCTACCTATCCCAAGTTGATGGGTCTGGAGAAAGCAAAAGAATTTGCTGCCGAATTGGCGAGCAGAGCCAAGAAAGAGTTATCTTGTTTCGATCCAGTAAAGGCTGCACCTTTGTTGGGTCTTGCAGATTACATTGCATTCAGGCAAAACTGA